In Cotesia glomerata isolate CgM1 linkage group LG1, MPM_Cglom_v2.3, whole genome shotgun sequence, one genomic interval encodes:
- the LOC123261962 gene encoding gem-associated protein 7-like, with amino-acid sequence MFDGDFKTDSIQDLSEVTEPKFSNPEMQEARAFLRERYLRFMNGIIGSKANFYLYENSHVSGEFRGCDVDCLELFVHNLKTPLGVVPEAILRATDVISFTINDIKAQ; translated from the exons ATGTTTGATGGTGATTTTAAAACCGATAGTATTCAAGATTTATCAGAAGTAACAGAACCTAAATTTTCAAATCCAGAAATGCAAGAAGCTCGTGCATTTCTACGTGAAAGATACTTGCGTTTTATGAATGGGATTATTg gatCCAAAGCGAATTTTTATCTCTACGAAAACTCACATGTGTCAGGAGAATTTCGTGGATGTGATGTTGACTGTTTGGAATTATTcgttcataatttaaaaacaccACTGGGAGTTGTTCCGGAGGCTATTCTACGAGCTACTGATGTGATAAGTTTTACaataaatgacattaaagcgCAATAA